One window from the genome of Esox lucius isolate fEsoLuc1 chromosome 23, fEsoLuc1.pri, whole genome shotgun sequence encodes:
- the LOC117593796 gene encoding uncharacterized protein LOC117593796, whose protein sequence is MSIRSYSNAYVDIFIFLYRMQHLPPSGGRGKLLNNDQELAIVEMVVANNVEDHEIFANIESISLTTITRTLSKHRVRMKQLYTVPFERNSERVKELRRQYVQRVMELEANQAPHEFIYIDEAGFNLSKRRRRGRNIIGKRAIVDVPGQRGANITMCAAMANIGLLLHRCQVGPYNTERLLAFLNDLHQRLVPEQGQEGENMRTFVITWDNVAFHHSQAITAWFEVHPVLVSLFLPPYSPFLNPIEEFFSAWRWKVYDHQPHDQMSLLEAMDAGCRDITVQDCQGWIRHTKRFYPRCIALDDIRCDVDENMWPNPEDLRD, encoded by the exons atgtcaataaggtcatacagtaatgcatatgttgatatttttatttttctctacagAATGCAACATCTTCCACCCTCTGGGGGAAGAGGAAAGCTCCTCAATAATGATCAAGAGCTTGCCATTGTAGAAATGGTTGTTGCAAATAATGTGGAGGACCATGAGATATTTGCCAATATAGAAAGCATCAGCCTCACAACCATTACGCGGACATTGTCCAAACACCGAGTGCGGATGAAGCAGCTCTACACTGTTCCCTTTgaaaggaacagtgagagagtCAAGGAGCTACGACGACAATATGTCCAG AGAGTTATGGAATTGGAAGCCAACCAGGCCCCTCATGAATTCATTTACATCGATGAGGCAGGATTCAATCTGTCCAAAAGGCGTCGACGTGGACGAAATATAATTGGAAAAAGGGCCATAGTTgatgtgccaggacagagaggggcaaaCATTACTATGTGTGCAGCAATGGCAAATATAGGATTACTCCTTCACAGATGCCAGGTTGGACCTTATAATACTGAGCGCCTCCTTGCGTTTCTTAATGATCTCCACCAGCGCCTGGTACCAGAGCAGGGTCAGGAGGGTGAAAACATGAGGACCTTTGTAATTACCTGGGACAATGTTGCTTTCCATCATTCACAAGCAATAACAGCATGGTTTGAAGTCCACCCAGTACTGGTGAGTCTCTTCCTTCCACCCTATTCAcctttcctcaaccccatagaggagttcttttctgcatggaggtggaaggtttatgaccatCAGCCACATGACCAGATGTCCCTACTTGAAGCCATGGATGCTGGATGCAGGGATATCACAGTTCAAGATTGCCAAGGGTGGATCCGACATACCAAGCGGTTTTATCCCAGGTGCATCGCCTTAGATGatatcagatgtgatgttgacgAAAACATGTGGCCTAACCCTGAAGATCTCAGGGATTAG